The following are from one region of the Rhinoraja longicauda isolate Sanriku21f chromosome 3, sRhiLon1.1, whole genome shotgun sequence genome:
- the LOC144592362 gene encoding bone morphogenetic protein 2 isoform X1, with amino-acid sequence MGKLGFIFPSLLLIGFLALDTTCYFADRQGIQQPFSKAILEMLHINTLTFPQRTKLHPYLRQIYQRLSSSEAKDSTETEGILVQSFRSIRVPEYDNPGWLWFNISSLKPSMLAAELVLLRRTLHPKALTINVTIHTISLEGNNLSISDPLDRKILNLSELPSSGYDTFNVSIILRLCRVDVIGFQFQFTDDSGSLVLHDALTQSLYCLNTSSQDEPLLITYRFVLSEKSKTARLRSSRNSQQCTGGLRRRHLPHRDIPEECSLHRWFVSLRSSELNRWILEPQGYYANFCRGHCFSALSDQEKTIPTISAWDRAEQNTNKSQRSYCIPYRYSSIKIMYLTENGNIFIENLKMSIESCACM; translated from the exons atgggaaagctTGGATTTATTTTCCCATCTTTGCTGCTCATCGGCTTCTTGGCATTAGACACGACATGTTACTTTGCAGACAGACAGGGAATACAGCAGCCATTCAGCAAGGCCATTCTGGAGATGTTACATATAAATACACTTACATTTCCGCAACGTACCAAGCTTCACCCCTACTTGAGACAAATCTATCAGCGACTCAGTTCATCGGAAGCTAAAGATTCCACTGAAACTGAGGGAATTCTAGTTCAAAGTTTCAGGAGTATCCGAG TTCCTGAATATGACAACCCTGGATGGTTATGGTttaacatttccagcctcaagcCCTCCATGTTGGCAGCAGAGCTGGTGTTGCTGCGGAGAACCCTGCACCCCAAGGCACTGACAATCAATGTAACAATACACACAATCAGCTTGGAAGGGAACAACCTGTCTATCAGTGATCCACTAGACAGAAAGATATTGAACCTGAGCGAGCTGCCATCCTCTGGCTATGACACCTTCAACGTTTCCATCATCCTGAGACTGTGCAGGGTGGACGTGATAGGATTCCAGTTCCAGTTCACCGATGACAGCGGCAGTCTGGTCCTGCATGATGCCCTCACTCAGAGTCTCTACTGTCTCAACACCAGTTCTCAAGATGAACCGCTTCTCATCACCTATCGGTTTGTACTATCAGAGAAAAGTAAGACAGCCAGATTGCGTAGCAGTAGGAATAGTCAGCAGTGCACTGGTGGATTGAGAAGGAGGCATCTTCCTCACAGAGATATCCCCGAAGAATGCAGCCTGCACCGGTGGTTCGTGAGCTTACGGTCTTCAGAGTTAAATCGCTGGATCCTGGAACCTCAGGGTTACTACGCTAACTTCTGTAG AGGTCATTGCTTCAGTGCTCTCTCTGACCAGGAGAAAACAATACCAACCATCTCTGCATGGGACAGagcagagcaaaacacaaacaaatCACAAAG ATCGTACTGCATTCCCTACAGATATTCTTCAATCAAAATTATGTATTTAACAGAGAATGGGAATATTTTTATTGAGAATTTGAAGATGAGTATTGAAAGTTGTGCATGTATGTAG
- the LOC144592362 gene encoding uncharacterized protein LOC144592362 isoform X2, producing the protein MGKLGFIFPSLLLIGFLALDTTCYFADRQGIQQPFSKAILEMLHINTLTFPQRTKLHPYLRQIYQRLSSSEAKDSTETEGILVQSFRSIRVPEYDNPGWLWFNISSLKPSMLAAELVLLRRTLHPKALTINVTIHTISLEGNNLSISDPLDRKILNLSELPSSGYDTFNVSIILRLCRVDVIGFQFQFTDDSGSLVLHDALTQSLYCLNTSSQDEPLLITYRFVLSEKSKTARLRSSRNSQQCTGGLRRRHLPHRDIPEECSLHRWFVSLRSSELNRWILEPQGYYANFCRSYCIPYRYSSIKIMYLTENGNIFIENLKMSIESCACM; encoded by the exons atgggaaagctTGGATTTATTTTCCCATCTTTGCTGCTCATCGGCTTCTTGGCATTAGACACGACATGTTACTTTGCAGACAGACAGGGAATACAGCAGCCATTCAGCAAGGCCATTCTGGAGATGTTACATATAAATACACTTACATTTCCGCAACGTACCAAGCTTCACCCCTACTTGAGACAAATCTATCAGCGACTCAGTTCATCGGAAGCTAAAGATTCCACTGAAACTGAGGGAATTCTAGTTCAAAGTTTCAGGAGTATCCGAG TTCCTGAATATGACAACCCTGGATGGTTATGGTttaacatttccagcctcaagcCCTCCATGTTGGCAGCAGAGCTGGTGTTGCTGCGGAGAACCCTGCACCCCAAGGCACTGACAATCAATGTAACAATACACACAATCAGCTTGGAAGGGAACAACCTGTCTATCAGTGATCCACTAGACAGAAAGATATTGAACCTGAGCGAGCTGCCATCCTCTGGCTATGACACCTTCAACGTTTCCATCATCCTGAGACTGTGCAGGGTGGACGTGATAGGATTCCAGTTCCAGTTCACCGATGACAGCGGCAGTCTGGTCCTGCATGATGCCCTCACTCAGAGTCTCTACTGTCTCAACACCAGTTCTCAAGATGAACCGCTTCTCATCACCTATCGGTTTGTACTATCAGAGAAAAGTAAGACAGCCAGATTGCGTAGCAGTAGGAATAGTCAGCAGTGCACTGGTGGATTGAGAAGGAGGCATCTTCCTCACAGAGATATCCCCGAAGAATGCAGCCTGCACCGGTGGTTCGTGAGCTTACGGTCTTCAGAGTTAAATCGCTGGATCCTGGAACCTCAGGGTTACTACGCTAACTTCTGTAG ATCGTACTGCATTCCCTACAGATATTCTTCAATCAAAATTATGTATTTAACAGAGAATGGGAATATTTTTATTGAGAATTTGAAGATGAGTATTGAAAGTTGTGCATGTATGTAG
- the LOC144592362 gene encoding uncharacterized protein LOC144592362 isoform X3 produces MGKLGFIFPSLLLIGFLALDTTCYFADRQGIQQPFSKAILEMLHINTLTFPQRTKLHPYLRQIYQRLSSSEAKDSTETEGILVQSFRSIRVPEYDNPGWLWFNISSLKPSMLAAELVLLRRTLHPKALTINVTIHTISLEGNNLSISDPLDRKILNLSELPSSGYDTFNVSIILRLCRVDVIGFQFQFTDDSGSLVLHDALTQSLYCLNTSSQDEPLLITYRGHCFSALSDQEKTIPTISAWDRAEQNTNKSQRSYCIPYRYSSIKIMYLTENGNIFIENLKMSIESCACM; encoded by the exons atgggaaagctTGGATTTATTTTCCCATCTTTGCTGCTCATCGGCTTCTTGGCATTAGACACGACATGTTACTTTGCAGACAGACAGGGAATACAGCAGCCATTCAGCAAGGCCATTCTGGAGATGTTACATATAAATACACTTACATTTCCGCAACGTACCAAGCTTCACCCCTACTTGAGACAAATCTATCAGCGACTCAGTTCATCGGAAGCTAAAGATTCCACTGAAACTGAGGGAATTCTAGTTCAAAGTTTCAGGAGTATCCGAG TTCCTGAATATGACAACCCTGGATGGTTATGGTttaacatttccagcctcaagcCCTCCATGTTGGCAGCAGAGCTGGTGTTGCTGCGGAGAACCCTGCACCCCAAGGCACTGACAATCAATGTAACAATACACACAATCAGCTTGGAAGGGAACAACCTGTCTATCAGTGATCCACTAGACAGAAAGATATTGAACCTGAGCGAGCTGCCATCCTCTGGCTATGACACCTTCAACGTTTCCATCATCCTGAGACTGTGCAGGGTGGACGTGATAGGATTCCAGTTCCAGTTCACCGATGACAGCGGCAGTCTGGTCCTGCATGATGCCCTCACTCAGAGTCTCTACTGTCTCAACACCAGTTCTCAAGATGAACCGCTTCTCATCACCTATCG AGGTCATTGCTTCAGTGCTCTCTCTGACCAGGAGAAAACAATACCAACCATCTCTGCATGGGACAGagcagagcaaaacacaaacaaatCACAAAG ATCGTACTGCATTCCCTACAGATATTCTTCAATCAAAATTATGTATTTAACAGAGAATGGGAATATTTTTATTGAGAATTTGAAGATGAGTATTGAAAGTTGTGCATGTATGTAG